Proteins from one Mycobacterium sp. EPa45 genomic window:
- a CDS encoding SDR family NAD(P)-dependent oxidoreductase: MSRVAVVTGGGSGMGESTCHELGRRGNKVAVLDLDESAAQRVADDLRGQGVTAIGVGADVADRPAMEDAFAKVRSELGPTTILVTSAGLFGFSPFVDMRVEDWERVIAVNLTGTFHACQLAVPDMLAAGWGRIIMISSSSAQRGSPEMAHYAASKGGVLSLTRSLAREYAARGITVNNIPPSGIETPMQHQQQAAGILPSTEQMAANIPMGHLGTGDDIAAMVGFLSSNEAGFITGQTIGVNGGAVM, from the coding sequence GTGAGCAGGGTTGCGGTGGTGACCGGCGGCGGGTCGGGCATGGGCGAATCGACGTGCCATGAACTCGGACGCCGCGGTAACAAGGTCGCGGTCCTCGATTTGGACGAGTCTGCGGCCCAACGAGTCGCCGACGACCTGCGCGGCCAGGGTGTGACCGCGATCGGTGTCGGTGCTGACGTCGCGGACCGCCCGGCAATGGAAGACGCCTTCGCCAAGGTGCGTTCCGAGCTCGGGCCGACGACGATCCTGGTCACCAGTGCGGGGCTGTTCGGCTTTTCGCCCTTCGTCGATATGCGCGTCGAGGACTGGGAACGGGTGATCGCGGTCAACCTCACCGGAACCTTCCATGCCTGCCAGCTCGCGGTGCCCGACATGCTCGCCGCCGGCTGGGGACGCATCATCATGATTTCGTCGTCGAGTGCCCAGCGGGGCTCGCCGGAGATGGCGCACTATGCCGCGTCCAAGGGCGGGGTGCTCAGTCTGACTCGGTCCTTGGCCCGCGAGTACGCCGCGCGCGGCATCACGGTGAACAACATCCCCCCGTCGGGGATCGAGACGCCGATGCAGCACCAGCAGCAGGCTGCCGGAATTCTGCCGTCCACCGAGCAGATGGCCGCCAACATCCCGATGGGCCATCTCGGAACCGGCGACGACATCGCCGCGATGGTCGGATTCCTCAGCTCGAACGAAGCCGGTTTCATCACCGGTCAGACCATCGGCGTCAACGGCGGCGCAGTGATGTGA
- a CDS encoding adenylate/guanylate cyclase domain-containing protein: MVSTARETTDSCESCGIDLRAMARFCDVCGAPVSPRSLTGEHKQVTVLFMDVVGSMKLAAALDAERLREIMTDLFNGAAAVVQRYQGTVDKFTGDGLMALFGAPVALEDHPLRACIAALEIQAVSRQLADEVQRRDGVALQLRVGLNSGDVIVGEIGSGPGRYTAIGHTVGMAQRMESVAPPGGVMCSYSTSCLVEGAVQLGPVEAVAVKGGDEKVPGRLLLGVESDRMVVGRNEGLMLGRDVEMSQLQNIFRANGGLVGIVGAPGLGKSRLMGEFTALVGQGGADVVVARCDAHTATLPFLALSRLLRAMFKTVGLSDADARAQTMARCGAALTSLQCPDAQILFDAMGIADADAAQPAVSFDGRRRRLVDIVLKSVLAQAARTVFVLEDIHWIDAPSDEVLADLAVELGATASMFVVTYRPECRGVLQQQCNRSITLEPLPDSVAAQQVSHLLGTNPSLNHLAARIAIVAAGNPFFAEEIVRDLAGRGVLTGSRGGYRLADVVDEIAVPATVQAVLAARIDRLPAAAKSMLNAAAVIGADFDMDILLAVVPEAEPTSVADLLSNEFIDQTRLVPRQRYCFRHPLVRTVAYESQLSANRRRTHHSLASAIAVRDPADADENAALIAEHYEAAGELIEAHRWHMRSANWLRPRDLPAARGQWESARRIADALPDDQRDVAALRIAPRTMLVSTAMYVGNDFDAEKNYLEFRSLAVRNGDLTSLALGTAGRVMSLSLNENRVPEAVSLAAELESLVGEIECDVATRSIILTAVAFARFTNCEFDVALRVIDSILDLPQEESTMELAVAETVRGYIEVCRGDYVVGRQHLRDGTVRGRALGPLNHAILLIYSSTLVALGIYVPDEFVDEVRDALERAEAFGDVCGLITAQCAYGTVLLRADNASRAQAIEVLNRADSNIQKHNVFTLALGIIGADLAVDAARDGRLDEAIDALRNSFLLHSGGGFRVFAGCVGEALVGLLIERGRQDDLIEVRQIVARWQDHRHDIPAMDLVLLKAQVLLATAEKDWAAYAEFAHSYLKLCQELDARGRLDEARRLVGRIA; encoded by the coding sequence ATGGTCAGTACCGCCAGGGAGACGACTGACTCGTGCGAGTCATGTGGCATCGACCTGCGCGCCATGGCGCGCTTTTGTGATGTCTGTGGTGCCCCCGTTTCGCCACGATCACTGACCGGCGAACACAAGCAGGTGACGGTGCTATTTATGGACGTCGTCGGTTCGATGAAGCTGGCCGCGGCGTTGGATGCCGAACGGCTCCGCGAAATCATGACTGACCTGTTCAATGGTGCGGCCGCCGTGGTGCAGCGTTACCAGGGCACGGTCGATAAGTTCACCGGCGACGGCCTGATGGCGTTGTTCGGAGCGCCCGTGGCGCTGGAGGATCATCCCCTCCGGGCCTGCATAGCTGCGCTGGAAATTCAGGCCGTCAGCAGGCAACTCGCGGACGAGGTGCAGCGGCGTGACGGGGTCGCATTGCAGCTTCGAGTCGGGCTCAACTCGGGTGACGTGATCGTTGGCGAAATCGGTTCGGGACCAGGGAGATACACCGCAATCGGGCACACCGTCGGGATGGCGCAGCGGATGGAGTCGGTTGCCCCGCCCGGCGGAGTGATGTGCTCTTACTCGACGTCATGTCTGGTCGAGGGCGCCGTCCAGCTGGGGCCTGTTGAAGCTGTTGCCGTCAAAGGCGGCGACGAGAAGGTGCCCGGGCGCCTGCTGCTGGGCGTGGAATCCGACCGGATGGTGGTCGGCCGCAACGAAGGACTGATGCTCGGCCGCGATGTTGAGATGAGCCAGCTCCAAAACATCTTTCGAGCGAACGGGGGCCTCGTCGGCATCGTCGGTGCGCCCGGACTGGGTAAGAGCCGCTTAATGGGCGAGTTCACCGCCCTTGTCGGGCAGGGTGGCGCCGATGTAGTCGTGGCTCGGTGCGACGCGCACACCGCGACGCTTCCGTTTCTCGCTTTGTCGCGCTTGTTGCGTGCCATGTTCAAGACCGTCGGCCTCAGTGACGCCGATGCGCGCGCGCAGACCATGGCACGATGCGGTGCCGCGCTCACTTCTCTTCAGTGCCCTGACGCGCAGATTTTGTTCGACGCCATGGGGATCGCCGACGCCGATGCGGCCCAGCCCGCAGTCAGCTTCGACGGCCGGCGACGGCGACTCGTCGACATCGTCTTGAAATCTGTTCTCGCGCAGGCTGCCCGAACCGTGTTTGTTCTCGAGGACATTCATTGGATCGATGCGCCAAGCGACGAAGTTCTTGCTGATCTGGCGGTTGAACTCGGGGCGACTGCATCGATGTTCGTCGTGACCTATCGCCCGGAGTGTCGGGGTGTGTTGCAACAGCAGTGCAATCGGTCGATCACGCTGGAGCCGCTGCCCGACTCAGTCGCTGCCCAGCAGGTCAGTCACCTCCTCGGAACCAACCCGTCGTTGAATCACTTGGCTGCACGGATTGCAATCGTGGCGGCGGGCAACCCGTTCTTCGCCGAGGAAATCGTTCGCGATCTGGCCGGCCGCGGTGTGTTAACCGGGAGTCGCGGCGGATACCGACTGGCCGACGTCGTTGACGAGATCGCGGTGCCCGCAACAGTTCAGGCCGTGCTGGCCGCACGCATCGACCGCCTTCCAGCTGCAGCGAAGTCGATGCTCAACGCCGCTGCGGTGATCGGCGCGGACTTCGATATGGATATTTTGCTGGCCGTGGTACCCGAAGCCGAGCCGACATCGGTCGCGGATCTGTTGTCCAATGAGTTCATCGACCAGACGCGACTTGTTCCGCGGCAGCGGTATTGCTTCCGTCATCCACTGGTGCGCACCGTGGCGTACGAATCGCAGTTGAGTGCCAATCGCAGGCGGACGCACCACTCGCTGGCTTCCGCCATTGCCGTTCGTGACCCCGCCGACGCGGACGAAAACGCAGCGCTGATCGCCGAACACTACGAGGCCGCAGGTGAACTCATCGAGGCTCATCGGTGGCATATGCGCTCGGCGAATTGGCTCCGGCCCCGCGACCTTCCCGCTGCCCGCGGCCAGTGGGAGAGCGCACGGCGGATTGCGGACGCGTTGCCAGACGACCAGCGCGACGTCGCAGCGTTGCGCATCGCGCCACGCACCATGCTGGTGTCGACGGCCATGTACGTAGGCAATGATTTCGACGCCGAGAAGAACTATCTCGAATTCCGCTCCTTGGCAGTGCGAAACGGTGATCTGACGTCGCTGGCGCTTGGAACTGCCGGACGGGTCATGTCGCTCAGCCTCAACGAGAATAGGGTCCCCGAAGCTGTGAGCCTGGCCGCTGAGTTGGAGTCGCTGGTCGGCGAGATCGAGTGCGACGTCGCGACGAGGAGCATCATCCTCACGGCAGTGGCATTCGCCCGATTCACCAATTGTGAATTCGATGTCGCGTTGCGGGTAATCGATTCGATACTCGACTTACCGCAGGAAGAGTCGACGATGGAGTTGGCGGTCGCGGAGACCGTTCGTGGCTACATCGAAGTCTGCCGCGGCGACTATGTGGTTGGTCGGCAGCACCTTCGAGATGGAACTGTACGGGGGCGCGCACTCGGCCCCCTCAATCACGCTATCCTTCTCATCTATTCCAGCACCTTGGTAGCACTGGGCATCTATGTACCTGACGAGTTCGTCGACGAGGTCCGCGACGCTTTGGAGCGCGCCGAAGCCTTTGGCGATGTCTGTGGCCTCATCACCGCGCAGTGCGCATACGGCACGGTGTTGTTGCGGGCAGATAACGCCTCACGTGCCCAAGCGATCGAGGTACTCAACCGGGCGGACTCAAACATTCAGAAGCACAACGTTTTTACCCTGGCACTGGGGATCATCGGTGCCGATCTGGCTGTCGACGCTGCGCGCGACGGCCGGCTCGACGAAGCAATCGACGCTCTTCGTAACTCGTTTCTTCTGCACTCCGGTGGAGGGTTTCGCGTATTCGCCGGCTGCGTTGGTGAGGCCCTGGTCGGGCTCCTCATCGAGCGAGGACGTCAGGACGATCTCATCGAGGTGCGCCAGATCGTGGCCCGCTGGCAAGACCATCGGCATGACATACCAGCAATGGACTTGGTGCTCCTGAAAGCACAGGTGCTGTTGGCCACGGCGGAGAAAGACTGGGCTGCGTACGCCGAATTCGCCCACAGCTATCTCAAGCTGTGCCAGGAGCTAGATGCGCGCGGGCGGCTCGACGAGGCTCGCCGTTTGGTCGGTCGGATCGCCTGA
- a CDS encoding amidohydrolase family protein yields the protein MSATVLKAARWADIEAGEVRSPAVIVVDGGRISAVNPAEPLPDSATVIDLGDVTLLPGLMDMELNLLIGGPGGPDGLPSPMHGVQDDPAYRTLRGAVNARTTLEAGFTTVRNLGLMVKTGGYLLDVALQRAIDQGWHVGPRIYPAGHAVTPYGGHLDPTVFQRLAPGIMPLSVAEGIANGVPDVQACVRYQIRHGAKLIKVSASGGVMSHSTSPGSQQFSDAEFAAIADEAHRAGLRVAAHAVGDSAIQACIRAGIDCIEHGFLASDETIQMMVDHGTFLVSTTYLTEAMAIDRIAPELRRKAETVFPQAKAMLPKAIAAGVKIACGSDAPAIPHGQQAKEIVALVRRGMTPMQALRAATITSAELIDEAGDLGRLAPGYLADIIAVPGDPSSDITTTLDVQFVMKNGEIYKQPAPL from the coding sequence GTGAGCGCTACGGTCCTGAAGGCAGCTCGGTGGGCGGACATCGAGGCCGGTGAGGTACGGTCGCCGGCGGTCATCGTCGTGGACGGTGGCCGCATTTCGGCGGTGAATCCAGCCGAGCCGCTGCCGGATTCGGCCACGGTGATCGACCTCGGCGATGTCACCCTGTTGCCCGGGCTGATGGACATGGAGCTCAACCTGCTCATCGGCGGCCCGGGCGGTCCCGACGGGCTGCCCAGTCCCATGCACGGGGTTCAGGACGACCCGGCCTACCGCACGCTGCGCGGGGCGGTGAACGCGCGCACCACCCTGGAAGCCGGCTTCACCACCGTCCGCAACCTCGGCCTGATGGTCAAGACCGGCGGCTATCTGCTCGACGTCGCGCTGCAGCGGGCGATCGATCAGGGCTGGCACGTCGGGCCGCGGATCTATCCGGCCGGCCACGCGGTGACGCCCTATGGCGGACACCTGGATCCGACGGTGTTCCAGCGCCTGGCCCCGGGCATCATGCCGCTGAGCGTGGCCGAGGGTATCGCCAACGGCGTGCCCGATGTGCAGGCATGCGTGCGGTACCAGATTCGCCACGGCGCCAAGCTGATCAAGGTGTCCGCCTCCGGCGGCGTCATGTCGCACAGCACCTCACCGGGCTCACAACAGTTTTCCGACGCCGAGTTCGCCGCGATCGCCGACGAGGCCCACCGGGCGGGCCTGCGGGTTGCCGCGCACGCGGTGGGCGACAGCGCAATCCAGGCCTGCATCCGGGCGGGCATCGACTGCATCGAACACGGGTTCCTGGCCTCCGACGAGACCATCCAGATGATGGTGGATCACGGCACTTTCCTGGTCTCCACGACGTATCTGACCGAGGCGATGGCGATCGACCGCATCGCACCGGAACTTCGCCGCAAGGCCGAGACCGTGTTCCCGCAAGCCAAGGCCATGCTGCCCAAGGCCATCGCCGCCGGCGTGAAGATCGCATGCGGCAGCGATGCCCCGGCGATCCCGCACGGCCAGCAGGCCAAGGAGATCGTCGCACTGGTGAGACGCGGAATGACGCCGATGCAGGCCCTTCGTGCGGCCACCATCACCAGCGCCGAGCTCATCGACGAGGCGGGCGACCTCGGCCGGCTGGCGCCGGGGTATCTCGCCGACATCATCGCGGTGCCGGGAGACCCGTCGTCTGACATCACCACGACGCTCGACGTACAGTTCGTCATGAAGAACGGCGAGATCTACAAGCAGCCGGCACCGCTATGA
- a CDS encoding SRPBCC family protein, translating into MAAVTWPKPAEGSWTEHYPDLGTGPISFKDSTSPEFYKLEGEAIFKRAWLNVGRVEELPRVGSYFTKEIEVARASVIVVKGKDDVIRAFHNICRHRGNKLVWNDFPTEEVRGTCRQFTCKYHGWRYGLDGALNFVQQSGEFFDLDQGEYGLSPVHCDVWNGFIFINLDREPRQTLREFLGPMVTALDDYPFDKLTESYSWVANNNSNWKIFADAFQEYYHVPSLHPQQVPPEVRVPNAGFTCAHFQLDGPHRVVSTAGTRRWLLPAEYMYPIERATQSGLVGPWRTPDIGELPAGLNPGNIEPWGISNFQIFPNIEILIYGGWYLLYRYWPTSHNTHRFEAFTYFSPARSVRERIEHEVASVVLKEFALQDAGMLGGTQAALETGVIDEFPLNDQEILVRHLHKAVVDWVDDYQREATGAGV; encoded by the coding sequence ATGGCCGCCGTCACCTGGCCCAAGCCCGCCGAGGGCAGCTGGACCGAGCACTACCCCGATCTGGGCACCGGCCCGATCTCCTTCAAAGACTCCACCTCGCCAGAATTCTACAAGCTCGAAGGCGAGGCGATCTTCAAGCGGGCCTGGCTCAACGTCGGCCGGGTGGAGGAGCTGCCACGCGTCGGTAGCTATTTCACCAAGGAGATCGAGGTCGCCCGGGCGTCGGTGATCGTGGTCAAGGGCAAGGATGACGTCATCCGGGCCTTTCACAATATCTGCCGCCACCGGGGAAACAAGTTGGTGTGGAACGATTTTCCGACCGAAGAGGTCCGCGGCACCTGCCGGCAGTTCACCTGCAAGTACCACGGCTGGCGCTACGGGCTCGATGGTGCGCTGAATTTCGTTCAGCAGAGTGGAGAGTTCTTCGATCTCGACCAGGGTGAGTACGGGCTGAGCCCGGTGCACTGCGATGTGTGGAACGGGTTCATCTTCATCAACCTCGATCGCGAACCCCGCCAGACGTTGCGAGAGTTTCTGGGGCCCATGGTGACTGCGCTCGACGACTACCCGTTCGACAAGCTGACCGAGAGCTACTCGTGGGTGGCCAACAACAACAGCAACTGGAAGATCTTCGCCGACGCGTTCCAGGAGTACTACCACGTGCCATCCCTGCATCCCCAGCAGGTGCCCCCGGAGGTGCGTGTCCCGAACGCCGGTTTCACCTGTGCCCACTTCCAGCTCGACGGGCCACATCGGGTGGTGTCCACCGCGGGTACTCGCCGCTGGCTGCTGCCGGCGGAGTACATGTACCCGATCGAACGCGCCACCCAGAGCGGGCTCGTCGGACCCTGGCGCACACCGGATATCGGCGAACTTCCAGCGGGTTTGAACCCCGGCAACATCGAGCCGTGGGGCATCTCGAACTTCCAGATCTTCCCCAACATCGAAATCCTCATCTACGGCGGCTGGTATCTGCTGTACCGGTACTGGCCGACGTCGCACAACACGCACCGCTTCGAGGCGTTCACCTACTTCAGCCCGGCGCGAAGTGTCCGGGAACGCATCGAGCACGAGGTGGCCTCGGTGGTCCTCAAGGAGTTCGCGTTGCAGGACGCCGGGATGCTGGGGGGAACCCAGGCCGCACTGGAAACCGGTGTCATCGACGAATTCCCACTCAACGATCAGGAGATCCTCGTCCGGCACCTGCACAAGGCCGTCGTCGACTGGGTCGACGACTATCAGCGCGAAGCCACCGGGGCGGGGGTGTAA
- a CDS encoding TauD/TfdA family dioxygenase, whose amino-acid sequence MSVLTINKLTDTVGAEVTGLSSEQLGADDTLAAAVLDALEDNGVLVFPALFLTPEAQVAFCSRLGEVDRSADGHHPVSGIYPITMDKTKNASANYLRAAFLWHIDGCTPMHDECPQMATVLSAKQVAAEGGETEFASAYTAYDRLTDEQKQHLASLRVVHSLEASQRKTTPDPSPEELARWRSRPTHENPLVWTHRSGRKSLVLGASADYIAGMDVDEGRAMLADLLENATRPDNVYRHTWSVGDTVIWDNRGVLHRAGPYADDSGRMMLRTTILGDEPIE is encoded by the coding sequence ATGAGTGTCTTGACGATCAACAAACTGACCGACACCGTCGGTGCCGAGGTGACCGGACTGAGTTCCGAGCAGTTGGGTGCCGATGACACACTGGCTGCCGCGGTCCTGGATGCGTTGGAGGACAACGGGGTTCTGGTGTTCCCGGCCCTGTTCCTCACCCCGGAAGCGCAGGTGGCGTTCTGCTCCCGGCTCGGCGAAGTGGACCGGTCCGCCGATGGGCACCATCCGGTGTCGGGGATCTATCCGATCACCATGGACAAGACCAAGAACGCCAGCGCGAACTATCTGCGCGCCGCGTTCCTGTGGCACATCGACGGCTGCACGCCGATGCATGACGAGTGCCCGCAGATGGCGACCGTGCTCTCGGCGAAGCAGGTGGCCGCCGAGGGGGGCGAGACCGAGTTCGCCAGCGCCTACACCGCCTATGACCGGTTGACCGACGAGCAGAAGCAGCACCTGGCGTCGCTGCGGGTGGTGCACTCACTGGAGGCGTCGCAGCGCAAGACCACCCCGGACCCGTCCCCGGAAGAGCTGGCCCGGTGGCGATCTCGTCCGACGCACGAGAACCCGCTGGTGTGGACGCATCGCAGCGGCCGCAAGTCGCTCGTGCTCGGCGCCTCGGCCGACTACATCGCCGGGATGGACGTCGACGAGGGCCGGGCGATGCTCGCTGATCTGCTGGAGAACGCCACCCGCCCGGACAACGTCTACCGGCATACCTGGTCGGTCGGCGACACCGTCATCTGGGACAACCGTGGCGTTCTTCACCGCGCGGGACCGTACGCCGACGACTCCGGCCGAATGATGTTGCGCACCACCATTTTGGGTGACGAACCGATCGAGTGA
- a CDS encoding ferredoxin--NADP reductase gives MDTTCRPEVSGDDVVRLRISDVQSETADCVSLVFDVPDDLRDRFRYSAGQYLTLRVTVAGVEHRRCYSMSSSPALAEPLRITVKRDPGGVVSNWINDTVVAGAEIHAEAPQGRFVLDSSGRDIVAFAGGSGITPVVSLIRTALATTDRRVRLFYANRSADSVIFAKLLRGLVDEYGDRIAVHHHLDSEDGVVTAAVLTAFLADVDDAEYFVCGPTLFMDAVEATLRDSAVPAGQVHLERFVAATPAATVPTPGDEVTEQVTIELDRRTTTADYRSGNTLLQTARMAGLKAPSSCETGSCGTCIAQVTEGGARMLNNNALDDDEVADGWVLTCQAMPTTRTVRVVYE, from the coding sequence ATGGACACGACCTGCCGACCCGAGGTCAGCGGCGACGACGTCGTGCGGCTGCGGATTTCCGATGTGCAATCTGAGACCGCCGATTGCGTCTCGCTGGTCTTCGACGTGCCCGACGACCTCCGGGACCGCTTCCGCTATAGCGCCGGTCAGTACCTGACGCTACGGGTGACCGTCGCCGGCGTGGAGCATCGGCGGTGCTACTCGATGTCGTCATCGCCCGCACTCGCCGAGCCCCTGCGGATCACCGTCAAGCGCGATCCGGGCGGGGTGGTGTCGAACTGGATCAACGACACCGTGGTTGCCGGTGCCGAAATCCACGCCGAGGCGCCGCAGGGACGCTTCGTCCTGGATTCCTCCGGCCGTGACATCGTCGCCTTCGCGGGCGGAAGTGGCATCACGCCGGTCGTCTCGCTGATCCGCACGGCGCTGGCCACCACGGACCGACGGGTGCGGCTCTTTTACGCCAACCGCAGCGCCGACTCGGTGATCTTCGCCAAGCTGCTGCGCGGGCTCGTCGACGAATACGGCGACCGGATCGCCGTGCACCATCATCTCGACAGTGAAGACGGCGTGGTCACCGCGGCCGTGCTGACGGCTTTCCTGGCCGACGTCGACGATGCCGAGTACTTCGTCTGCGGCCCAACGTTGTTCATGGACGCAGTGGAGGCGACCCTGCGCGATTCCGCGGTGCCCGCCGGCCAGGTGCACCTCGAGCGGTTCGTCGCCGCAACGCCCGCCGCGACTGTGCCCACCCCCGGCGATGAGGTCACCGAACAGGTGACCATCGAACTCGATCGGCGCACCACCACCGCGGACTACCGGTCCGGAAACACGCTGCTGCAGACCGCGCGGATGGCCGGATTGAAGGCGCCGTCGTCATGCGAAACCGGTTCGTGCGGAACGTGTATCGCGCAGGTGACCGAGGGTGGGGCGCGCATGCTCAACAACAATGCGCTCGACGACGACGAAGTCGCCGACGGCTGGGTGTTGACGTGCCAGGCCATGCCCACGACCAGGACCGTACGGGTCGTCTACGAGTAA
- a CDS encoding MarR family winged helix-turn-helix transcriptional regulator produces the protein MKNGAENLLWLLKQAFHYSGHTVNEAMSKHGVTSAQTGLLRQLADEPGLSGAELGRRLLISPQGAQLALATLEKNGLIERKPDPEHGRIQRAYLTEKGRRTVTAANADAVAAHDELFSVLTAEERKTLAELLIRIVEKGHGEVSITLHPDAD, from the coding sequence ATGAAGAACGGCGCCGAAAACCTCCTGTGGCTGCTCAAGCAGGCCTTTCACTACTCCGGGCACACCGTCAACGAGGCGATGAGCAAGCACGGTGTCACCAGTGCACAGACCGGTCTGTTGCGGCAGCTCGCCGACGAACCGGGACTGTCGGGGGCAGAACTCGGCCGCCGGCTGCTGATCAGCCCTCAGGGTGCTCAGCTCGCGCTGGCCACACTCGAGAAGAACGGACTGATCGAACGCAAACCCGATCCCGAGCACGGCCGCATCCAGCGTGCCTACCTCACCGAGAAGGGTCGGCGCACCGTCACCGCTGCCAACGCCGACGCGGTGGCCGCTCACGACGAGCTGTTCTCGGTACTGACGGCTGAAGAGCGAAAGACGTTGGCCGAGTTGTTGATTCGCATTGTCGAAAAGGGCCACGGTGAAGTCTCGATCACACTGCACCCGGACGCCGACTGA
- a CDS encoding cytochrome c oxidase assembly protein, which yields MDVFRADSGPAGRWIVGGYLAMLAALATYAVAAGELRFTATGDSYPGTATSVAELIGYFTATLAAAVCLGALVVVVVTAEPDERGVLDAASFRVHLLAERLAPIWLVTALAMIPVQAANASGVPVARLIIGGGLGSALGASEMARGWIVVAVVAATVTVSLRATVRWVWHAVLLIPTFIGVVALPVSGNAGQGPDHDYATSAVIVFAVGLAVLTGVKISAAIAPQKAELRSRVRVIELTAAAVAAAYGALLFLLMGGFDALGSDYGRLGLGVAVALSTSVLIRRATVGAVAAMLAVAAVSAMAVQTAPRLLAHQFTAWDVFLGYELDDPPDVLRLLTIWRFDVLLGAGAIILAVGYVIGYIRLRRRGDTWPPGRLAAWLLGCAAMLFATSSGTRAYGSAMFSVHMAEHMALNMFIPVFLVLGAPITLALRALPVAGTGRPPGPREWLLWLVHSPVSRFLSHPATAFVLFVGSLYAVYFTPVFDTLVRYHWGHEFMTVHFLITGYLFFWGIIGIDPGPKRLPFIGRLGLLFAVMPFHAFFGIATMTMTSVLGGTFYRSLHLPWLTSLGDDQHLGGAIAWGSSELPVIVVVIALVVQWARQDRRTATRTDRHADAHYDDDLDAYNAMLRELAKNRR from the coding sequence ATGGATGTCTTCCGGGCAGACAGCGGGCCGGCAGGTCGGTGGATCGTCGGCGGCTACCTCGCCATGCTCGCCGCGCTGGCCACCTATGCCGTCGCCGCGGGTGAGCTCCGATTCACCGCCACCGGCGATTCCTATCCCGGAACCGCCACCAGCGTCGCCGAGCTGATCGGTTACTTCACCGCCACCTTGGCCGCCGCGGTCTGCCTGGGCGCGCTGGTGGTCGTCGTCGTCACCGCCGAGCCCGACGAGCGCGGTGTGCTCGACGCCGCGTCGTTCCGGGTGCACCTGCTGGCCGAACGACTGGCGCCGATCTGGCTGGTGACCGCGCTCGCGATGATCCCGGTCCAAGCCGCCAACGCGTCCGGGGTGCCGGTCGCCCGGTTGATCATCGGCGGCGGTCTCGGAAGTGCGCTCGGCGCATCCGAAATGGCGCGCGGCTGGATCGTCGTCGCGGTGGTCGCGGCCACAGTGACCGTCAGTCTGCGGGCCACGGTGCGCTGGGTGTGGCATGCCGTGCTGCTGATTCCCACGTTCATCGGCGTGGTCGCCCTACCAGTCAGCGGCAACGCCGGCCAGGGCCCCGACCACGACTACGCCACCAGTGCCGTCATCGTCTTTGCCGTTGGGCTGGCTGTGTTGACCGGTGTGAAGATCAGCGCGGCGATCGCACCGCAGAAAGCCGAACTGCGCAGTCGGGTCCGGGTCATTGAGCTCACGGCCGCCGCGGTGGCGGCAGCCTACGGAGCACTGCTTTTCCTTCTGATGGGCGGGTTCGACGCGTTGGGTTCGGACTACGGACGGTTGGGGCTGGGAGTTGCAGTGGCGCTGTCGACCAGCGTGCTGATCCGGCGTGCGACGGTGGGCGCCGTGGCTGCCATGCTCGCGGTCGCCGCGGTCTCGGCGATGGCGGTTCAGACTGCGCCGCGCCTGCTGGCTCACCAGTTCACCGCATGGGATGTCTTCCTCGGCTACGAACTCGACGACCCACCGGATGTTCTTCGGCTGTTGACCATCTGGCGGTTCGACGTTCTGCTCGGAGCCGGCGCCATCATTCTGGCTGTCGGCTATGTGATCGGATACATCCGGCTGCGGCGGCGCGGCGACACCTGGCCGCCCGGTCGCCTGGCGGCATGGCTCCTGGGTTGTGCCGCAATGCTATTCGCCACCAGTTCGGGGACGCGGGCGTACGGGTCGGCGATGTTCAGTGTGCACATGGCCGAGCACATGGCCCTGAACATGTTCATCCCGGTGTTCCTGGTCCTCGGCGCACCGATCACGTTGGCGCTGCGGGCGCTTCCGGTCGCGGGTACCGGCCGTCCGCCCGGGCCGCGGGAATGGCTGCTGTGGCTGGTGCATTCACCGGTGTCCCGGTTCCTGTCCCATCCCGCAACCGCTTTCGTGTTGTTTGTCGGCTCGCTGTATGCGGTGTACTTCACGCCGGTGTTCGACACCCTGGTGCGCTACCACTGGGGTCATGAGTTCATGACCGTGCACTTCCTGATCACCGGCTACCTGTTCTTCTGGGGCATCATCGGCATCGACCCCGGCCCGAAGCGGTTGCCGTTCATCGGGCGCCTGGGACTGCTGTTCGCGGTGATGCCGTTCCACGCCTTCTTCGGAATCGCAACGATGACCATGACGTCGGTGCTTGGCGGCACGTTCTATCGCAGTCTGCACCTGCCGTGGCTCACCAGCCTGGGCGACGACCAGCACCTCGGCGGGGCGATCGCCTGGGGCTCCAGCGAGCTTCCGGTGATCGTTGTGGTGATCGCACTGGTGGTGCAGTGGGCGCGCCAGGACCGGCGGACCGCCACCCGCACCGACCGGCACGCCGACGCCCACTACGACGACGATCTCGATGCGTACAACGCAATGCTGCGGGAGCTGGCCAAGAACCGGCGCTGA